From the Lactuca sativa cultivar Salinas chromosome 9, Lsat_Salinas_v11, whole genome shotgun sequence genome, the window CGGGTACCCGTgcaactgcccagtttgggcattttggtcatttggcttgcCATAACCCTTGGGGATCAGATCTAGAAGCTCATTCACGATTttccaccattggagacctgcaagaggcgattttgggagctagaaatcatttcctttcatctttccaaatcttaggtagtttctttattcaattagattattgttcttgttactttgttgtcatgagtggctaatacttttatttggttgactttggctgaaaaccaatgaatgtttgtgggttttgaaggatttatgttgattatcaatttattccatgtttattattctagtttgcaattcttatgcttaattgatgctttgatcatgagcttagtgTTTGATTGAGAAATGgttgatttatttcattgattttgcattggatcattgaatttatctagaacaaaggctttatgatggtagaaaccatctctagcttatgaatcataactcctttatggttgtgtaagcatttgacatcctctaggaattggggattccttcattcttaaggctaattgatttcttgggattaattgcttcaattggCCCTTGATCtcaattaagaaggtgtgttgtgggcttccccaacctccatactacctatgaggaatcttggcatatcatgcttcatgattgctataaccaatttgggatgaaggataagctttgcattagatcctaatgataaacacacaaatgttcattgtgttgaattgctttagttaaccaattatttccaacctttgagcatctcatcaacttACTTAATTGCAAGGTTCTtagttatttaaatattttagttttcaagtaatcaaacaaccccccccccccccctttttgtttaattgtagttagttagattaatttcactagttctattTAATTGCATTGGTAATTAAATATAACCATTTCCCCCAGGATCGATACCCCTCTTtgccattatattacgtttatttagcaATCAAAGGGTGTAATTTTCTTGGTGGGCTTGACATCCCATCAAGTTTTGGCGCTGTTGCCGGGgaaattggttattgttatttgattgtttatgcctTGGTCTACAAGATCCGGTGAACTACTCTACAATCCGGAAATTGAAAGAGaagcaaaaaggttgaaaaagCTAGCCAAACAAGCAAAGCAACAATAACTAGTTcaagcttcttcctcttctccactaatcaacatagaagatcaagttcatacttcaagtgataccgacaccgaaccgagttctccaattgttggtcattcctttgaagacattctgtttgaaaaccacatagccatgaatcacactccacctcacaatcccaacccaaacctaatcaatcaagatgccaataccccaccccatcaaccaagacaacaaccacaagaacctctcattgatatgccaccttggaatcaagcccctcctcaaaaccaacccaattatcaaccaccaccataactacaaaaccaacacTTCGACCAAAATAACCAACCTCAAAACAATGCTTTTCAAGTTCAACAAGTACATTacccaaatcaacccaattaccaacaCCCTCCAATGTACCAAAACCCAATGTACCCACAACAACAACCTCCTTACAACCAATACCCTAACTACCAACCTTATCCACCACCAATCTACAATCCCCAACAATACCCATATCCACCTTATCATCAACCACCCAATTACTTGCAACAAAATCCCAACAACCCCAATCCACCCAATCCCCCTCAAGAGTTGACACTTAGACAAATGATGGAAACGGATGTTACTCATACACCTCTTGCTATTGTTTATCCCGCAAACCGCCGAGGAattgaattgaagtcaagtttcatCCATCAACTTACCAAGTTCCATGGTTTGGATAGAGAAGACCCTCAAAGGCATTTGAAGTCctttcatatgatatgtgttagcatgttgcccgacaatgtgacattggatgatttcaagttaaCCGCTTTCCCGCTCACCTTGGAAGATAAAGCTAGAGAGTGCTTATTCAACTTACCACCGGGATCTATTCACACATGGGAAGAGTTACTCAAGGCCTTCAATAGCAAATTCTATCCCACCTCCCGCATTTCAAGTCAAagaagtgacattttggggattcgtcaaggggaaaatgaaacatttcatgatttttgggagcgcTTCAACAATTTGTGTACAAGTTGTCCTCAACACAATATACCCGAACAACTACTTCTTCATCAATTTTATGAGGGTATGAATGAAAAAGATCGGAGGatgattgatgcttcaagtggtggtgacatcTTCAACAAAACCCCTCACGAGATCCGATTACTTTTTGGtaccatttctcaaaatcaaaggaATTTTGGGACTCGAAATGACATGAAGAGAAATTCTACACAAGTGGTTGGTGAAGTTAGCAACACTCAACATTTGGAATCAAAGCTCTTGGATTTGACTAATGTGTTGagtcaaatggtggtgggaagtggtcaacaattaatggtatgtggtatttgtgcaatgacgggccattatacggataagtgtcccacacttggaagtgaaccggaagatgtgaatgcaatgggcggatatcaaggtcaaccaagacccctgggatttcaaaacaatttcaacccAAATTGGAGGAATAACCAAAACAACCCTTATCCACCAAAGCAAAATCCACCAAATCTTTTGATGAGACCCCAACATCTACAATACCAATCCCAAAAACCTCCATATCCACAAAATTATTATAACCCTCCAAATTATCAACTACCTCCACAACAAGGCCAATCAAGTGGTACCCATCAAATGAGCCTTCAAGAACTTGTCACTTCTCTTGCTCAAAGCCAAACCCAATTTCAACAAGAAACCAAGAATACTTTCTCCAACATTCAAGCACAAATTGGAGACTTGACAACCGCTCTCAACAAGATAGAACAAAAGGGTAAACTTCCATCACAAACCGAGAAGAACCCCAATGTGAGTGCCATCACCTTGCGAAGTGGGAAAACACTTGGAGAAAGCAGCcctaaaagagtttcaagagaagaagaagatgaggttATTGTTATTGAGCCTTCGAAGGTTGAAGCTACTCCAAAGGAACCGGTTGTGCCAAACGTTGATCAACTTGACTCTTCCAACAAACCCATCAAACCATTGGTCATACCACCTCCCTTCCCTTCCCGGTTAGCCTTTTCCAAGAAGATAGAGGAAGAAAATGAATTATTTGAAACTTTTCGCAAGGTCCAAATCAACATTCCACTATTGAATGTTATTAAGCAAATTCCAAGTTATGCAAAATTTCTCAAGGATTTATGCACCAAGAAAAGAAAATTCAAGGCAAATGAAAAGATTCAAGTCAATGCAAATGTGTCTGCGGTTATCCAAAAGAAGTTACCTCCCAAATGCAAGGATCCGAGAATATTTGCTATCCCTTGTACCATTGGTGATTTGCATGTCGAAAGTGCTATGTTAGATCTTGGAGCCTCAATCAATGTGATGCCATATTCAGTTTTTCAATCTCTCAATGTTGGACCTTTGGAAGAAATGGGATTCATCATTCAATTAGCAGACaagtcaagtgtgtctccaagaggagtgttggaggatgtgttagtacaagttaatcaacttgtttttccggcggatttttatgtcattgatcttgaagagaagaCTCCTTCCAAATCATCAATGATCCTCCTTGGAAGACCTTTCATGCATACCGCTCACACAATCATTGATGTCCATAAAGGAAAGATAACTATGGAGTTTGATGGAGaaaccattcacttcaacatCTTTGAAGGAATGAGCTACCCTAGTAACATTTCTCCATTGTATTGGGTTGAtgtgattgagccaataaacAGGATAAGCCCTAATGTATGCATAGACAAGATAATCATGGAAGATGATTGTAATCCTAAGAGGGAACCTCAAAGAAGATTGGATCCTCCAATGATGGAAgtggtgaagaagaagataatTAAAAGGTTCAAAAGGTGCAAAGAGAAGAAAAAAGGCATTTCATGACAAGCACATAACCCAAAAACACTTTATTCCGGGTCAAAAAGTTCTTCTTTATCATTCACGCTTAAAGCTATTCCCGGGAAAATTGCGATCTCGATGGCATGGACCTTTTATTGTTATAAAAATGTTTGATCCTAGTGTGGTTGAAATCAAGAGTTTGGAAACAAACCAAATCTTCAAAATGAATAGGCACCATTTGAAACTATTTTATGAAGGCTTTGATACGGGAGAATTCGACAACATAACAATGGAAACTACGATTTACGAAGGTTGACGGAAGCGGAGCTATGTCTTGGCAAAGACGTTAAATAAATGCATTGTGAATAAATAATCTCCGCTTGAAGTTTTGGGTGTTTCTAAACTTGAATTTGGCCTAAAAATAAGCATATAGAAGTCTTCTAGTGATTTTGGTGAAGttttaaaaattccaaaaatttgacTTTTGCGCGGGTGCCCGCGCAGACTTTGCGCGACCGACCCCAGCCGTGCAGGTCCCGAGTTCCAAATTACACCAACATGGGGTGCTCTCTGATTGTTGCGCGCGGGTGCCCGCGCAGCCGTTGCGCGACCGACCCCCAGCCGCGCAGATTCCGAGTTCCAAATTACCCCAACATGGGATGTATTCTGATATGTGCGCGCGGCTGCCCCCCACCCGCACAAAGTTAGCGAGGGTACCCGCGCAAATATGTCATTTCATAAGAAAATTTCAAGCCATTTCATATGCGTCCTTTGTGTGACCAAGCTTTCATCCATGTGTATTTAGGCGGCCAAGAACTCCATCCAAGCATCATTCTGCAACCCATGTGTTGCTTCCATACCGTCCACACGTGCCTCCTCCACCTTGATCCCGGTACGATCCTTCCTTACTCTCATCCCAAGCATTGAGGATAATGCttcattttaagcttggggtgaggtatttcttatcttttgtttttattgcatttaggttatatatagttgcatttagagtaagtcatttaggtcattcataaaaattgcataaaaacttcaaaaaaaattccatattttgtttctttcttttctaattttcatactttttagatgcattctagtttaagttcatgcatttttgttctctCTTGTCTTCTCATCCCTACAGATACTATAGCGCcgagtcataagtattgaatcataGATTGGTCCCGGGTCTTGATATGGAATTCCTTGTATTTGATAAATGGGACACGTTTTGAGCCTAACAGACCACTTTGAGACCGCTTGTGTGGGGGTCAGATGCAGGTAGCTTGATTGGGTCTAGGTGCGGAGGGATGTGGTTAGTCATGCCAATGTGTGCGAGCAAAGACTAGCCCGGTAAGGTATTTTGAAGACATTGAAGACTCGCATCTTGGCTTTGGGGGGAGTACCCCTTAGTACTACCGAGTCTCGTCCGAGCCTTGCTTAGTTAGATTCTCACCGCCTTTTTAGGATAGGTTATCATTTTTCTAGGGGTCTAGAGTAGATAGCTAGATAGATTTTGTTTATCACACCTTGCATTGAGGTGCTTGATGAACTTTGAAGTGGGTCCCCCAATTCACATCTTTTGGGACCAAGTCTTTTCGGTAACATCCATTTTTGAGTCATTCCCCACCCTTTTTAGTTGATCTTGGCACATTGTCAATGATCATTAGGTGTTCATATTAGCCTCTATCTACCACTCAATTTTCACTATTGGAGTCCTATGTTACTTGGTGAAATTCCTTAGACCTTCCAAGAAGCAACACAAAGAATGAAGAAATTTGAAAAAGTGAAGACAATAAGAGCCTATTAAAGATGATTCAAGAAAAGCAACAAAAgcaaagaagaaaaatgaagaaaaagagcaACACAAAAAGAACAACAAGATTCCAAGTTTAAGATTTATGTTATATATCtagtttgcaaaaaaaaaaaaaaaaaaaaaaaaaaaaaaaaaaaaaacagcaaaTGTGATTGAAGACCCAATAACAGAagttcaagattgaagatttaggttgttaggtttagatttaggttaagtagagtttttattattttattttatttttgatttttggtgagaaAAGGCCCCGACGATGAGACGGTTGACTGTAAAGGACAGTACAAGGGAGAAGCCTCTGAAACCGGATGTTTTCCCGGAGGCCATGCTGCAAAACCCTATTTCGTTATTATACACTTTGGCCTGACAAATATAGGAATCATAGTGTGTGAAGAGGCGCCTTTCCTTCGTGCACTATGGTCTACATTGGAGATTTAAAGTGCCCCCACTGGGCGCATCTCTATTTCCTTTGTCTTGCACACCGCGACCGCATCCAGTCGTGATCTATTCGCCCATCAAGTGGTTGAGAATGTGGTTTATGgtagggtgagcatttggaccggcccGGACCGAATCGGACCGGACCGGTTATGGAGAATTTTGTGGACCATGGACCGGACCGGATGAGTCGTGTCTGTGTCCGTGTCCGGGTCCAGGTCCGGGTTTTTCGGTTTttggacccgtttggaccggtacaactttaattgcatagagtataataagtaatctacattgatgtataatattataacttgcaaaattaatatgtttgcgtttcatgcctaactaatctacattgatgtataatattataacttgcaatttacaaaaattaattttccaaataaaagcaactaacatataaataaagttcaccaacaaaagttaaacaattttaagacaaacatacaaaagtattaccgtaacaacaaaaatcatagtgtaaactttaaaatcaatcaaactaaCAAATTTCATAAACTCATAATCTAATCTTTCATTGGCCTCTTCCCCATATCATTGTCATCCATATGTAACATATTTAAAGCTTGTGCAATCTCTacataaacacaaatgaaaatgttgttagtatttaataaaaagtaataattgtataaaaaagaataaagattgtaatttttttacccaaagctatatcatcatcgttcaagatgtcaccaacgttgtcaactatcggatttgtaaactttatcacccaatcttgggtgcataaccaagcttcaactatcaatgtcgataaactattttgatactcacttacaactctaccacaagtgctaaacgcggacttggaattatagtataaaataatactaaaaagctgaaatatttcagctttgatagctctactttgaagaattgtaactcaatgaatataataccaaaataaacaaaattatagtctaaattcatctacaaattgtaaactaaatgttggaaaaaaccgtaggtcaatccgacttaaaacgaatgagttatgggtgtttaaaaaacgtcacagattataaaatcttgctaaaaagctgaattttttcaactttgatagcTCTAGTTTAAAGGATTGTAGctcagtgaatataataccaaaataaacaaaattatagtctaaactcatctacaaattgtaaactaaatgttggaaaaaatcggaggtcaatccgacttaaaacgaatgagttatgggtgtttaaaaaaccGTCATAGCTTACAAAATGTTGttgaaaagctgaatttttttcagctttgatagctctactttgaaggattgtaacacggtgaatataataccaaaataaacaaaattatagtctaaattcatctacaaattgtaaactaaatgttggaaaaaaccgcaggtcaatccgacttaaaacgaatgagttaggTGCGTTTAAAAAACATCACAAAAATCTAAATCAtgtccaaccggttctaaacccggtaaaaaccggaccggaccggcgagaaatcttagaaccgagaaccggcccgggggtccaaaaaaacggtccggtccaccggtccaaatgctcacccctagtttATGGTTCTAAAGCGGGGAACATTTTGAAGATGCGTAGGGTCCATTGAAGGactaattctgaccatgttgactgatgttgaccaagttctatggtatctttctttttcctttttagatAGTTTATCCCGAGCTCATTTTTAGTCTTgttataacttgaggacaagttaggtttaagcttggggtgatttgatagcttattttatttccttatttttattagtttattttagatttttagatctttttatcattaatgcattgtattttatttatttttctttagtatggatcgtaccgggtgcttgttatgttgcatgagatattttgtaggTTTTTCGGTGCTTGTTGCGGTTGCGGGTTGATTGGAGACGGTCTTAGTTGGCTCCCGAGGCATTATTGGGCTTGGCGGAATCAAAGAGGAAGAATTGGGCTTTGAAAGTTATTGGCGtggattatttgggcttgtgaagatggatcataaaattctaattttgggcttggagTATCCATGTGgtggctaaatgatgattggtgcatttcaaattaCATGGACAAGGGAGGAGGGACaaaaggaatctttggtagtggaagggtggagtggcTTGGTGGACCAATAGTATTACAACAACATTTACGCGGGTGAAATTTTCGTCGCGCGGGTACCCGTgcaactgcccagtttgggcattttggtcatttggcttgcCATAACCCTTGGGGATCAGATCTAGAAGCTCATTCACGATTttccaccattggagacctgcaagaggcgattttgggagctagaaatcatttcctttcatctttccaaatcttaggtagtttctttattcaattagattattgttcttgttactttgttgccatgagtggctaatacttttatttggttgactttggctgaaaaccaatgaatgtttgtgggttttgaaggatttatgttgattatcaatttattccatgtttattattctagtttgcaattcttatgcttaattgatgctttgatcatgagcttagtgTTTGATTGAGAAATGgttgatttatttcattgattttgcattggatcattgaatttatctagaacaaaggctttatgatggtagaaaccatctctagcttatgaatcataactcctttatggttgtgtaagcatttgacatcctctaggaattggggattccttcattcttaaggctaattgatttcttgggattaattgcttcaattggCCCTTGATCtcaattaagaaggtgtgttgtgggcttccctaacctccatactacctatgaggaatcttggcatatcatgcttcatgattgctataaccaatttgggatgaaggataagctttgcattagatcctaatgataaacacacaaatgttcattgtgttgaattgctttagttaaccaattatttccaacctttgagcatctcatcaacttACTTAATTGCAAGGTTCTtagttatttaaatattttagttttcaagtaatcaaacaaccccccccccctttttgtttaattgtagttagttagattaatttcactagttctattTAATTGCATTGGTAATTAAATATAACCATTTCCCCCAGGATCGAT encodes:
- the LOC128128889 gene encoding uncharacterized protein LOC128128889, coding for MRPQHLQYQSQKPPYPQNYYNPPNYQLPPQQGQSSGTHQMSLQELVTSLAQSQTQFQQETKNTFSNIQAQIGDLTTALNKIEQKGKLPSQTEKNPNVSAITLRSGKTLGESSPKRVSREEEDEVIVIEPSKVEATPKEPVVPNVDQLDSSNKPIKPLVIPPPFPSRLAFSKKIEEENELFETFRKVQINIPLLNVIKQIPSYAKFLKDLCTKKRKFKANEKIQVNANVSAVIQKKLPPKCKDPRIFAIPCTIGDLHVESAMLDLGASINVMPYSVFQSLNVGPLEEMGFIIQLADKSKKTPSKSSMILLGRPFMHTAHTIIDVHKGKITMEFDGETIHFNIFEGMSYPSNISPLYWVDVIEPINRISPNVCIDKIIMEDDCNPKREPQRRLDPPMMEVVKKKIIKRFKRCKEKKKGIS